Part of the Cupriavidus basilensis genome is shown below.
GCGCGGCTCCACCGCCATGTTGGCCACCTCCACACCGTCGCGCAGGAACTCCCAGCGCCGGTCCTCGGCGTCGCCCAGCAGGGGCCAGCCGGCCAGCTCCTGTGGCGTGCGCGGCAAGCCCCGCGCGCGGATCAGCGATGGCGCGGCAAAAAAGCCGCGCTCGATGCGCACCACCCGCTTGCTGGCAAAGGAGCTGTCGTGCAGGCCGGTGGTCGTCATCACAAAGGCCAGGTCGTAGCCTTGCTCGACCAGGTCGGGCTGCTCCCAGCTCACATCGACCTGCACGCGCAGCTCGGGATGCAGCCGCAGCAACTGTGTAAGGATGGGCGAGATGTGCAGGGAGCCAACCTCATAGGGTGTGGAAATGCGCAGTGTTCCACTGACTTGCTCGCTGACCGACACTGCCTCGGCGCTGATTTCGCGCAGCTCGTTAAAAAGGGGCGCGACCCGGTCGTAGAGTTGCTGGCCCCGCTCGGTCACCCGCACGCGGCGCGTGGTGCGCTCGAACAGGCGCACGCCCAGCTGCACTTCCAGCCGCGACACCGCCGCGCTGGCGGA
Proteins encoded:
- a CDS encoding LysR family transcriptional regulator, which encodes MKTIEWKDWEIFCRVVEGASFTKGADLADVPKSSASAAVSRLEVQLGVRLFERTTRRVRVTERGQQLYDRVAPLFNELREISAEAVSVSEQVSGTLRISTPYEVGSLHISPILTQLLRLHPELRVQVDVSWEQPDLVEQGYDLAFVMTTTGLHDSSFASKRVVRIERGFFAAPSLIRARGLPRTPQELAGWPLLGDAEDRRWEFLRDGVEVANMAVEPRMRTQSAEIRLKAATDGLGVARLSPRYAQDELDQGRLVRVLPAYSSSPLKVFVLMPARKLMPASVRAFLDVLERTLGTTDRQGAVDVGITG